The DNA region ATATTTGAACGTGACCGCTTTTTAATGCAGCTAATGAAAGATAAAGGGATTCCTGTTGCGGCTGTCGTCGGTGGTGGTTATCGAAGTGAGCATGAAGATTTAGTGCCAATTCATATGCAACTGTTAAACGCTGCTGCTCAGGTGTTTAATGAGTGAGTATTGCGCAGTTCCAAAGTGAGGGGGCGAGGAATTGGATTCATTTGAGTATTAGGGCTGGGACTCCTTTCCCAATTTTATTTTCCTAGCCTTTGACGTTGTCTAAAACAACAAATGGATGGATTTAGCTCATACAGTAAGATGCCACTGCAATATGCCGAGGCGAATATTAGGGGGCTTAGAGGCATTTAAATAGTTATAAACACCTTATAATTCACCTGACAGAAAATGTAATCAGCAACTAACCTGTTGATTGGCAAACCCGCATCTCTGATTGTGGGCTTTTTAGTGATAATGAACCATTGTCGATTAAATTCACTGAGAGAGTAGTTTCTATCACTTTAAGTGGTTTTATTTGAGCGGAATTGGCTATTTTGGGCATTTCTTTGGTGAATCGGATGTTGTGGTTAATATGCATTTTATAAATAAATGATGTTTAGTTTGCCTATGGCAGTCAAGTTTATCCATTTATGAATGAGATAGGATTACGCCTTTAAATTCATAATATTAAACAAACTATTCGGACTGTATATGAACCATCAACGCATTTCCAATACCATCTCTTTTAAAGGGCGAGGAGGAGAATTCTTTGGCATCTGGATTGTCAATGTTCTACTTTCTATCGTTACGCTTGGAATTTACTCTGCTTGGGCCAAAGTAAGAACAAAACGCTACTTCTACGGTAATACGTACGTCGACGGTGATAACTTTGAGTATCATGCCGAGCCAATGCAAATCTTAAAGGGGCGTTTAGTCGCGTTGGCGATTGTATTGGTATGGGGTATCGCAAACTCATTCATTCCCCAACTGGCGCTTGTGCTCTTACTTCTGTTTTATGTCGCTCTGCCATGGTTGTTATGGAGCAACGCACGATTTGATTCTGCAATGACGAGTTACCGCAATGTTCACTTCTCTTTTAATTCGTCACTGAAAGATGCATACATCACCATACTTGGCCGAGGCTTTGGTGCTGCGCTGGCAGTCATGGTTTTCATTGGTATCTGTGTGGCGGTTGCAAGCGTTTCGCAAGCTGCGTCGGTTATTTTAGGGCTTTGCTCAGTCGTCGTTATGGCTGCACTTTATGGTTGGGTTGTGGTTGGCGTTCAACGCTACTTTGTTAATGGCTACCGTTATGGTGATTGGCAGTTTAGTGGCGAACTTGAAACCAGTTTCTTTGTAAAAACCTATCTGAAAGCCGTAGCCATCGGTCTTAGCACAACTGTCGCGATTGCGATTGTGGCGGTCATTGTGATGGTTGGGAGCTCAGGGCTAATGGAAGCGGCAACGGGCGACTTAGCTTCACTGAATGAATCTAGCCCTGTAATTACAATGGTTGTCATGTACCTTGGTATGATTGGCTTAACCATCGGCTTGACTGCATACACAGCAACAAGAACTCGTAACTACTTGTTCTCCCAAATGAAGCTAGAAAAAGAAGGGCAAGAAGAAAACAACTTTACCTTTAAGTCTACCTATACAGTTGATGGCTACATGTGGCTGATTATCTCAAACTTCCTATTACAAGTTGTGACCTTGAGTATTGCGAGACCATGGGTAATGGTTCGTACTTCTCGCTATGTTGCTGACAAGACGGTCGTCGTTGGAGACATGAGCCAACTGAAAGCAGCAGACCAAGACTCAAAAGTGAAATCAGCGATTTCTGATGAAGTTGCACAAGCCTTCGATCTCGGTGTTGGAATCGGTTAATGCAGTTTGAAGGAACCGCGTTTCCACCAAAAAGCTCTGAGCGACATCAAGCCAAATTGGATGTCGCTCAGGCCAACTCGCTGAGTTTGGTTGTTGCTGACAATATTTTCAGCTGTGACCAGCAGCACGCGGACATTACTGCTCCAGTCGGCAATTTACCCGTCAGATTTAAGCTGCCCAATGGTTGGGTTTTCGTTACCGAACGGACTGAAGAAGTGTCTCGGTGGCTGGAGGCAAATAAAAGGTCGAGCTTTGTTGATAAAATTGAATCGAACTGGCTTGCTTGGGTCGTGTCTGCGATGGCATGCATTGCCGTTGTGCTCGGGGGATATTATTACGCGTTACCTTGGGTGAGCGACAAAGTCGCATACGCTATTCCTGACAGTGTCTCAGTTGTACTTGGCGAAAAGGTACTTGAAAGCTTGGATTCCCGTTGGGAACCGAGCGAGCTGAGTAAAGCCGAACAAGAAGCCATTCGAAGCAGGGTAGAGCAGCACTTGGCGCAGTTAGAGGCACTGCCTTACCAAGTAGAGGTTGTTTTCCGATCTTCTGAGTTAGGAGCGAATGCGTTTGCCTTACCTGGTGGAAAGATTGTGCTGCTTGATGAATTAGTTGCGCTGTCTAAAAAACAGCAACAGCTGGACAGTATTATTCTTCACGAGCTTGGTCATATTCATCATCGCCACATGCTAAAGAGGCTGGTGTATTCGAGTGTCCTTTCTGTTGGTGTCGCTCTTTTAACCGGCGAAAGCTCTGGTATCGTGGACAATCTTGCTGGTGCAAGTGTGTTTGTGTTGTCCAGTGGTTACTCCAGAGAAGCCGAAATACAAGCCGATGCATTTGCAAAAGAGGCGATGCTCAAGATTTATGGCGACACAAAGCCGATGGCTGAAATGTTTGAGTTGTTCCGTAACCAAGGTTATGAAGAGTTGCCTGAGTGGTTGAGCACTCATCCAGATCTC from Vibrio hyugaensis includes:
- a CDS encoding YjgN family protein produces the protein MNHQRISNTISFKGRGGEFFGIWIVNVLLSIVTLGIYSAWAKVRTKRYFYGNTYVDGDNFEYHAEPMQILKGRLVALAIVLVWGIANSFIPQLALVLLLLFYVALPWLLWSNARFDSAMTSYRNVHFSFNSSLKDAYITILGRGFGAALAVMVFIGICVAVASVSQAASVILGLCSVVVMAALYGWVVVGVQRYFVNGYRYGDWQFSGELETSFFVKTYLKAVAIGLSTTVAIAIVAVIVMVGSSGLMEAATGDLASLNESSPVITMVVMYLGMIGLTIGLTAYTATRTRNYLFSQMKLEKEGQEENNFTFKSTYTVDGYMWLIISNFLLQVVTLSIARPWVMVRTSRYVADKTVVVGDMSQLKAADQDSKVKSAISDEVAQAFDLGVGIG
- a CDS encoding M48 family metallopeptidase, with the protein product MQFEGTAFPPKSSERHQAKLDVAQANSLSLVVADNIFSCDQQHADITAPVGNLPVRFKLPNGWVFVTERTEEVSRWLEANKRSSFVDKIESNWLAWVVSAMACIAVVLGGYYYALPWVSDKVAYAIPDSVSVVLGEKVLESLDSRWEPSELSKAEQEAIRSRVEQHLAQLEALPYQVEVVFRSSELGANAFALPGGKIVLLDELVALSKKQQQLDSIILHELGHIHHRHMLKRLVYSSVLSVGVALLTGESSGIVDNLAGASVFVLSSGYSREAEIQADAFAKEAMLKIYGDTKPMAEMFELFRNQGYEELPEWLSTHPDLEKRIEAAKGN